In Enterobacter cloacae, the following are encoded in one genomic region:
- a CDS encoding crossover junction endodeoxyribonuclease RuvA has protein sequence MAKYVITPIGKPRMTRADKWKQRPPVMRYRMFCDEARLHDIRVPECGAHITYVLPMPKSWSKKKRAAMDGQPHQTKPDLDNLTKSLLDALFEDDSHIWDARTSKLWGETGMIIIEDMK, from the coding sequence ATGGCTAAATATGTCATTACCCCCATCGGCAAACCCCGCATGACTCGTGCTGATAAATGGAAGCAGCGGCCGCCAGTGATGCGTTACCGCATGTTTTGCGATGAAGCGCGTTTGCATGATATCCGCGTTCCGGAGTGTGGAGCCCACATCACCTACGTTCTGCCAATGCCAAAAAGCTGGAGCAAGAAAAAGCGCGCAGCAATGGACGGCCAACCGCATCAGACCAAACCCGATCTGGACAACTTAACAAAATCGCTGCTGGACGCTTTGTTTGAGGATGATTCCCACATTTGGGACGCCCGGACATCAAAACTATGGGGCGAAACTGGAATGATAATTATTGAGGACATGAAATGA
- a CDS encoding ISL3 family transposase: protein MDEKSLYAHILNLSDPWQVKSLSLDENAGSVTVTIEIAENTRLACPTCGKSCSVHDHRHRKWRHLDTCQFTTIVEADVPRIMCPEHGCLTLPVPWAGPGSRYTLLFESFVLSWLKISTVDAVRKQLKLSWNAVDGIMTRAVKRGLARIKKPLSARHMNVDEVAFKKGHRYITVISDRDGRALALTDDRGTESLAGYLRTLTDGQLLAIKTLSMDMNAGYIRAARIHLPSAVEKIAFDRFHVAKQLGEVVDKTRQNEHPHLPVESRHQAKGTRFLWQYSDKWMTESRQEKLMWLRAQMKLTSQCWALKELAKDIWNRPWSEERRSDWQRWLALAANSDVPMMKNAAKTIGKRLYGILNAMRHSVSNGNAEALNSKIRLLRIKARGYRNRERFKLGVMFHYGKLNMAF, encoded by the coding sequence ATGGACGAAAAGTCCCTCTACGCTCATATTCTCAACCTGTCCGATCCGTGGCAGGTAAAGTCCCTTTCTCTCGATGAAAATGCCGGTTCTGTTACTGTCACTATTGAGATCGCTGAAAACACCCGGCTAGCCTGTCCGACCTGCGGTAAATCCTGTTCTGTTCACGATCACCGTCATCGTAAATGGCGCCATCTTGATACCTGCCAGTTCACCACTATTGTTGAAGCCGATGTTCCACGAATTATGTGTCCGGAGCATGGCTGCCTGACGTTGCCTGTTCCGTGGGCTGGCCCCGGAAGCCGGTATACGTTGCTATTCGAATCGTTCGTTCTCTCATGGCTGAAAATCAGCACCGTTGATGCTGTCAGGAAGCAACTTAAGCTCAGTTGGAATGCGGTTGACGGCATTATGACCCGGGCAGTTAAGCGAGGTCTTGCCCGGATAAAAAAGCCATTATCCGCCCGTCATATGAATGTGGATGAGGTCGCCTTTAAAAAAGGACATCGTTACATAACGGTGATCTCCGATCGCGATGGTCGGGCGCTGGCCTTAACGGATGATCGCGGCACAGAGAGTCTTGCCGGCTATCTTCGCACGCTCACTGATGGGCAGTTGCTGGCTATCAAAACGCTCTCAATGGACATGAACGCGGGCTATATAAGAGCAGCGCGTATCCACTTACCCAGTGCGGTTGAGAAAATCGCCTTTGACCGCTTCCATGTGGCGAAGCAACTGGGCGAGGTAGTTGATAAAACCCGTCAGAATGAACATCCGCACCTCCCTGTTGAAAGCCGACACCAGGCAAAAGGAACCCGCTTCCTGTGGCAGTACAGCGATAAGTGGATGACCGAATCCCGGCAGGAAAAGCTGATGTGGCTGCGTGCACAGATGAAGCTGACGAGCCAGTGCTGGGCGCTGAAAGAGCTGGCAAAGGATATCTGGAACAGGCCATGGAGCGAGGAAAGACGGAGTGACTGGCAGAGATGGTTGGCGCTGGCGGCTAACAGTGACGTTCCCATGATGAAAAATGCCGCGAAAACGATAGGAAAAAGGCTGTACGGGATCCTGAATGCGATGCGACACAGTGTCTCAAACGGAAATGCGGAGGCACTTAACAGCAAGATCAGGCTGCTGAGGATAAAAGCCAGGGGATACCGAAACCGGGAGCGCTTTAAACTGGGGGTGATGTTCCACTACGGAAAGCTGAATATGGCGTTCTGA
- a CDS encoding D-alanyl-D-alanine carboxypeptidase, which produces MKRRLFIAVSLLASSISSALAAEPLDFAPQPPAIQAGSWVLMDYTTGQILTAGNEHQQRNPASLTKLMTGYVVDRAIDSHRISPDDIVTVGHDAWAKGNPVFDGSSLMFLKPGDRVSVRDLSRGLIVDSGNDACVALADHVAGGQPQFVNMMNDYVQKLNLRDTHFETVHGLDAPGQHSSAYDLAVLSRAIIHGEPEFYHMYSEKSLTWNGITQQNRNGLLWEKTMNVDGLKTGHTSGAGFNLIASAVDGQRRLIAVVMGADSPKGREDQARKLLHWGQQNFDTVQILHKGKKVGTERIWYGNKEQIKLGTDQDFWLALPKAEVPNIKAKYVLDKKELEAPIAAHQRVGEIQLYDRDKVVAHWPLVTLEAVDKGGFFSRLGDYLHHKI; this is translated from the coding sequence TTGAAACGCCGTCTGTTTATTGCTGTTTCTTTACTCGCTTCGAGTATCTCATCTGCGCTGGCTGCTGAACCGCTGGATTTTGCTCCGCAGCCTCCGGCCATCCAGGCTGGATCCTGGGTGCTGATGGATTACACCACTGGTCAGATCTTAACGGCGGGCAACGAACACCAACAACGCAACCCGGCGAGTCTCACTAAGCTGATGACGGGCTATGTCGTTGACCGCGCCATTGATAGTCATCGTATTAGTCCTGATGACATCGTCACCGTAGGCCATGACGCGTGGGCAAAAGGTAATCCGGTCTTTGACGGTTCATCGCTGATGTTCCTGAAGCCTGGCGATCGCGTTTCCGTACGCGACCTGAGCCGCGGCCTGATTGTTGACTCCGGTAACGATGCCTGCGTGGCGCTGGCGGATCATGTGGCGGGTGGTCAACCGCAGTTTGTGAACATGATGAATGACTATGTGCAAAAGTTGAACCTGCGCGATACGCACTTTGAAACTGTGCACGGTCTGGATGCACCAGGACAACACAGTTCTGCTTATGACCTGGCTGTGCTGTCCCGGGCCATCATTCACGGTGAACCTGAGTTCTACCATATGTACAGCGAAAAGAGCCTCACCTGGAACGGGATCACCCAGCAAAACCGTAACGGTTTGCTGTGGGAGAAAACCATGAACGTGGACGGCCTGAAAACGGGTCACACGTCGGGAGCCGGTTTTAACCTGATTGCTTCAGCGGTTGACGGCCAGCGTCGTTTAATTGCGGTGGTGATGGGGGCGGACAGCCCGAAAGGGCGTGAAGATCAGGCGCGTAAATTACTGCACTGGGGTCAACAGAACTTTGATACCGTGCAGATCCTGCACAAGGGTAAAAAGGTGGGGACGGAGCGTATCTGGTACGGTAACAAAGAGCAGATAAAGCTGGGAACCGACCAGGACTTCTGGCTGGCCTTACCTAAAGCGGAAGTGCCAAACATTAAGGCAAAATACGTTCTGGATAAAAAAGAGCTGGAAGCGCCGATTGCTGCCCATCAGCGGGTAGGGGAGATCCAGCTGTACGACCGTGACAAAGTGGTCGCGCACTGGCCGCTGGTAACGCTGGAAGCGGTTGATAAAGGTGGCTTTTTCTCCCGTCTTGGTGATTATCTGCATCACAAAATCTGA